The Stegostoma tigrinum isolate sSteTig4 chromosome 38, sSteTig4.hap1, whole genome shotgun sequence genome contains a region encoding:
- the LOC125447146 gene encoding somatostatin receptor type 5-like isoform X1 has product MHCLSLVRSRGAAVAIVSEEPAAVGGNAPRGATEKPLPDLMTPLANTRGYSIPTLSIENMSMNSTLEPPSRPSGGAILIPAIYFTVCAIGLSGNTLVIHVILHYAKMESVTNLYILNLAIADELFMIGLPFLAIQNALSYWPFGSLMCRLVMTVDGINQFTSIFCLTVMSIDRYLAVVHPVKSIKWRKPHVAKVINAMVWAISFVVVLPVVIFSDVKFGMHTCNINWPEPIMVWSTAFIIYTATLGFFGPLLVICLCYLLIVIKLRSSGKKVRATSTKRKKSERRVTWMVVIVVAVFVFCWLPFYVMNIVNLVSSMPSEPALVGLYFFVVVLSYANSCANPIIYGFLSDNFKQGFRKILCRASRKVDNNNMGSRGTGSTYMEMQHVNNIAQSAPACQNLLGGSSEQKVPNEVLPNSTKNGTLEISDL; this is encoded by the coding sequence GAACCTGCTGCAGTTGGAGGCAACGCGCCCAGGGGAGCAACGGAGAAACCCCTGCCTGACCTCATGACACCTTTGGCAAACACCAGAGGCTACAGCATTCCAACACTTTCCATTGAAAACATGTCCATGAATAGCACATTGGAACCACCGAGTAGACCCAGCGGAGGGGCCATTCTCATCCCGGCCATATATTTCACCGTGTGTGCCATTGGCCTCAGTGGTAACACGCTGGTCATCCATGTCATCCTCCATTATGCCAAAATGGAATCCGTCACCAACCTCTACATCCTGAACCTCGCCATAGCCGACGAACTCTTCATGATTGGCCTGCCTTTCCTTGCCATTCAGAACGCCTTGTCCTACTGGCCATTCGGCTCACTCATGTGCCGATTGGTCATGACAGTGGATGGGATCAACCAATTCACCAGTATCTTCTGCCTCACCGTCATGAGCATCGACAGGTACTTAGCTGTGGTCCACCCTGTGAAGTCCATCAAATGGCGCAAGCCGCACGTGGCCAAGGTCATCAACGCAATGGTCTGGGCCATCTCCTTTGTGGTGGTTCTCCCAGTTGTCATCTTTTCTGATGTGAAGTTTGGCATGCACACGTGCAACATCAACTGGCCGGAGCCCATTATGGTCTGGTCCACGGCCTTCATTATTTACACGGCCACCTTAGGCTTCTTTGGCCCTCTGCTGGTCATCTGCCTCTGCTACCTTCTCATCGTAATCAAGCTGAGGTCCTCTGGCAAGAAGGTGAGGGCCACCTCTACCAAGAGGAAGAAATCCGAGCGGCGGGTGACCTGGATGGTTGTCATCGTGGTGGCGGTGTTCGTCTTCTGCTGGCTGCCGTTCTACGTGATGAACATAGTCAACCTGGTGTCCAGCATGCCCTCGGAGCCCGCCTTGGTGGGTCTCTACTTCTTTGTGGTGGTGCTGTCGTATGCCAACAGCTGTGCCAACCCTATCATCTACGGCTTCCTGTCGGACAACTTCAAGCAAGGTTTCCGCAAGATCCTGTGCCGGGCCAGCCGGAAAGTGGATAACAACAACATGGGCAGCAGAGGGACGGGCAGCACCTACATGGAGATGCAACATGTCAACAACATCGCCCAGAGTGCCCCGGCCTGCCAGAACCTGCTGGGCGGGAGCTCAGAGCAGAAGGTACCCAATGAAGTCCTACCGAACTCAACCAAAAATGGGACCCTGGAGATCAGTGACTTATAA
- the LOC125447146 gene encoding somatostatin receptor type 5-like isoform X3: MTPLANTRGYSIPTLSIENMSMNSTLEPPSRPSGGAILIPAIYFTVCAIGLSGNTLVIHVILHYAKMESVTNLYILNLAIADELFMIGLPFLAIQNALSYWPFGSLMCRLVMTVDGINQFTSIFCLTVMSIDRYLAVVHPVKSIKWRKPHVAKVINAMVWAISFVVVLPVVIFSDVKFGMHTCNINWPEPIMVWSTAFIIYTATLGFFGPLLVICLCYLLIVIKLRSSGKKVRATSTKRKKSERRVTWMVVIVVAVFVFCWLPFYVMNIVNLVSSMPSEPALVGLYFFVVVLSYANSCANPIIYGFLSDNFKQGFRKILCRASRKVDNNNMGSRGTGSTYMEMQHVNNIAQSAPACQNLLGGSSEQKVPNEVLPNSTKNGTLEISDL, encoded by the coding sequence ATGACACCTTTGGCAAACACCAGAGGCTACAGCATTCCAACACTTTCCATTGAAAACATGTCCATGAATAGCACATTGGAACCACCGAGTAGACCCAGCGGAGGGGCCATTCTCATCCCGGCCATATATTTCACCGTGTGTGCCATTGGCCTCAGTGGTAACACGCTGGTCATCCATGTCATCCTCCATTATGCCAAAATGGAATCCGTCACCAACCTCTACATCCTGAACCTCGCCATAGCCGACGAACTCTTCATGATTGGCCTGCCTTTCCTTGCCATTCAGAACGCCTTGTCCTACTGGCCATTCGGCTCACTCATGTGCCGATTGGTCATGACAGTGGATGGGATCAACCAATTCACCAGTATCTTCTGCCTCACCGTCATGAGCATCGACAGGTACTTAGCTGTGGTCCACCCTGTGAAGTCCATCAAATGGCGCAAGCCGCACGTGGCCAAGGTCATCAACGCAATGGTCTGGGCCATCTCCTTTGTGGTGGTTCTCCCAGTTGTCATCTTTTCTGATGTGAAGTTTGGCATGCACACGTGCAACATCAACTGGCCGGAGCCCATTATGGTCTGGTCCACGGCCTTCATTATTTACACGGCCACCTTAGGCTTCTTTGGCCCTCTGCTGGTCATCTGCCTCTGCTACCTTCTCATCGTAATCAAGCTGAGGTCCTCTGGCAAGAAGGTGAGGGCCACCTCTACCAAGAGGAAGAAATCCGAGCGGCGGGTGACCTGGATGGTTGTCATCGTGGTGGCGGTGTTCGTCTTCTGCTGGCTGCCGTTCTACGTGATGAACATAGTCAACCTGGTGTCCAGCATGCCCTCGGAGCCCGCCTTGGTGGGTCTCTACTTCTTTGTGGTGGTGCTGTCGTATGCCAACAGCTGTGCCAACCCTATCATCTACGGCTTCCTGTCGGACAACTTCAAGCAAGGTTTCCGCAAGATCCTGTGCCGGGCCAGCCGGAAAGTGGATAACAACAACATGGGCAGCAGAGGGACGGGCAGCACCTACATGGAGATGCAACATGTCAACAACATCGCCCAGAGTGCCCCGGCCTGCCAGAACCTGCTGGGCGGGAGCTCAGAGCAGAAGGTACCCAATGAAGTCCTACCGAACTCAACCAAAAATGGGACCCTGGAGATCAGTGACTTATAA
- the LOC125447146 gene encoding somatostatin receptor type 5-like isoform X2, which yields MLEPAAVGGNAPRGATEKPLPDLMTPLANTRGYSIPTLSIENMSMNSTLEPPSRPSGGAILIPAIYFTVCAIGLSGNTLVIHVILHYAKMESVTNLYILNLAIADELFMIGLPFLAIQNALSYWPFGSLMCRLVMTVDGINQFTSIFCLTVMSIDRYLAVVHPVKSIKWRKPHVAKVINAMVWAISFVVVLPVVIFSDVKFGMHTCNINWPEPIMVWSTAFIIYTATLGFFGPLLVICLCYLLIVIKLRSSGKKVRATSTKRKKSERRVTWMVVIVVAVFVFCWLPFYVMNIVNLVSSMPSEPALVGLYFFVVVLSYANSCANPIIYGFLSDNFKQGFRKILCRASRKVDNNNMGSRGTGSTYMEMQHVNNIAQSAPACQNLLGGSSEQKVPNEVLPNSTKNGTLEISDL from the coding sequence GAACCTGCTGCAGTTGGAGGCAACGCGCCCAGGGGAGCAACGGAGAAACCCCTGCCTGACCTCATGACACCTTTGGCAAACACCAGAGGCTACAGCATTCCAACACTTTCCATTGAAAACATGTCCATGAATAGCACATTGGAACCACCGAGTAGACCCAGCGGAGGGGCCATTCTCATCCCGGCCATATATTTCACCGTGTGTGCCATTGGCCTCAGTGGTAACACGCTGGTCATCCATGTCATCCTCCATTATGCCAAAATGGAATCCGTCACCAACCTCTACATCCTGAACCTCGCCATAGCCGACGAACTCTTCATGATTGGCCTGCCTTTCCTTGCCATTCAGAACGCCTTGTCCTACTGGCCATTCGGCTCACTCATGTGCCGATTGGTCATGACAGTGGATGGGATCAACCAATTCACCAGTATCTTCTGCCTCACCGTCATGAGCATCGACAGGTACTTAGCTGTGGTCCACCCTGTGAAGTCCATCAAATGGCGCAAGCCGCACGTGGCCAAGGTCATCAACGCAATGGTCTGGGCCATCTCCTTTGTGGTGGTTCTCCCAGTTGTCATCTTTTCTGATGTGAAGTTTGGCATGCACACGTGCAACATCAACTGGCCGGAGCCCATTATGGTCTGGTCCACGGCCTTCATTATTTACACGGCCACCTTAGGCTTCTTTGGCCCTCTGCTGGTCATCTGCCTCTGCTACCTTCTCATCGTAATCAAGCTGAGGTCCTCTGGCAAGAAGGTGAGGGCCACCTCTACCAAGAGGAAGAAATCCGAGCGGCGGGTGACCTGGATGGTTGTCATCGTGGTGGCGGTGTTCGTCTTCTGCTGGCTGCCGTTCTACGTGATGAACATAGTCAACCTGGTGTCCAGCATGCCCTCGGAGCCCGCCTTGGTGGGTCTCTACTTCTTTGTGGTGGTGCTGTCGTATGCCAACAGCTGTGCCAACCCTATCATCTACGGCTTCCTGTCGGACAACTTCAAGCAAGGTTTCCGCAAGATCCTGTGCCGGGCCAGCCGGAAAGTGGATAACAACAACATGGGCAGCAGAGGGACGGGCAGCACCTACATGGAGATGCAACATGTCAACAACATCGCCCAGAGTGCCCCGGCCTGCCAGAACCTGCTGGGCGGGAGCTCAGAGCAGAAGGTACCCAATGAAGTCCTACCGAACTCAACCAAAAATGGGACCCTGGAGATCAGTGACTTATAA